A single Gammaproteobacteria bacterium DNA region contains:
- the lpxL gene encoding Lipid A biosynthesis lauroyltransferase yields the protein MPAPVASRLSNFLSPRYWPTWIGLGITRLVVMLPHGIRLALGAWLGRTLGQWVASRYQTVDINLRLCFPALSEEERWQLVRHHLESLGMGMMETAMSWWLDDAALCPLVEVEGKEHLLAALEKGRGVILFTGHFTTLEIAAHLLAIHVPFHAMYRPLRNPLADAVVLRARCRRSPRVYARDDIRAMIRSLGEGAAVWYAMDQDQGGAHSIFSPFFGVPASTITTTSRLARITGAAVVPYWPVRLPNGRYRIRIFPALGNFPDDPSDDTNRINAMLEGWIREVPEQYLWVHRRFKTRPPGSPDLYNQ from the coding sequence ATGCCCGCTCCGGTCGCCTCTCGTCTTTCCAATTTCTTATCCCCGCGCTATTGGCCTACGTGGATTGGGTTGGGCATTACGCGCTTGGTAGTGATGTTACCTCACGGAATTCGTTTGGCGCTTGGGGCCTGGCTTGGGCGGACGTTGGGCCAGTGGGTTGCGAGTCGTTATCAGACGGTGGATATTAATCTGAGGCTGTGTTTTCCGGCATTGAGTGAAGAAGAACGTTGGCAACTTGTTCGACATCACCTGGAATCCTTGGGGATGGGGATGATGGAAACTGCCATGAGTTGGTGGTTAGACGATGCAGCCTTGTGTCCCTTGGTGGAGGTAGAAGGAAAGGAACATCTACTAGCGGCATTGGAAAAGGGGCGGGGGGTTATTCTGTTCACGGGTCACTTTACCACCTTAGAAATAGCCGCCCACTTGTTAGCGATCCATGTCCCTTTTCATGCAATGTATCGTCCCTTACGTAATCCTTTGGCGGATGCCGTGGTGCTACGGGCACGTTGTCGCCGTAGCCCACGGGTATATGCCCGCGATGATATCCGCGCAATGATTCGTAGCCTTGGGGAAGGAGCGGCAGTATGGTACGCCATGGATCAGGACCAAGGTGGAGCACATTCGATTTTCTCCCCGTTCTTTGGAGTACCGGCCTCTACGATTACCACCACCAGCCGCTTGGCGCGGATTACGGGGGCGGCGGTGGTACCCTATTGGCCGGTACGCTTGCCCAATGGTCGTTATCGGATCCGCATTTTTCCTGCGTTGGGAAATTTCCCTGATGACCCATCCGACGATACGAATCGGATCAACGCTATGTTGGAAGGTTGGATACGGGAGGTCCCTGAACAATATCTGTGGGTACACCGCCGCTTTAAAACTCGCCCCCCTGGATCACCTGATCTGTACAATCAGTAA